A single region of the Devosia sp. FJ2-5-3 genome encodes:
- a CDS encoding alpha-D-ribose 1-methylphosphonate 5-triphosphate diphosphatase: MTQTILSNARIVLPEAEITGSVVIADGKILSIDEGASGHGEDFGGDYLVPGLVELHTDHLENHYRPRPGVFWDPLAALHAHDVQIAGSGITTVFDAVRIGSDLELPDMLPHASALVEAVRKGSDGGWLRAEHFIHLRCELPSHDVVTHFETFAAHPTTRLASVMDHTPGQRQFRSLDDYKRFYAKQMGRTEAELLAYIAARQAEHDRYSAANRSAIVARARELGLALASHDDATIAHVEEAAEDGVAIAEFPTTLEAASAAHDAGLAILMGAPNVVRGRSHSGNISASDLVEAGLLDILSSDYVPFALLQAAFLLPRRIASVSLPQALATVTRNPARAAGLDDRGEIVIGKRADLVRVQINGALPCVRSVWREGQRVS; this comes from the coding sequence ATGACCCAGACCATTCTCTCCAATGCCCGCATCGTCCTGCCCGAGGCCGAAATCACCGGCAGCGTCGTCATCGCCGATGGAAAGATCCTCTCCATCGACGAGGGCGCCTCCGGCCATGGCGAGGATTTTGGCGGCGATTACCTCGTTCCCGGCCTTGTCGAGCTCCACACCGACCATCTCGAAAACCATTATCGTCCGCGCCCCGGCGTGTTCTGGGATCCGCTGGCGGCGCTCCATGCCCATGACGTGCAGATCGCCGGCTCCGGCATCACCACCGTCTTCGACGCCGTGCGCATCGGCTCCGATCTCGAACTGCCCGACATGCTCCCCCACGCCTCGGCCCTGGTCGAGGCGGTGCGCAAGGGCAGCGATGGCGGCTGGCTGCGCGCCGAGCACTTCATCCATCTGCGCTGCGAACTGCCCAGCCACGACGTCGTCACCCATTTCGAAACCTTTGCCGCCCATCCCACGACGCGCCTCGCCTCGGTCATGGATCACACGCCCGGCCAGCGGCAATTCCGCTCGCTCGACGACTACAAGCGCTTTTACGCCAAGCAGATGGGTCGCACCGAGGCCGAGCTCCTCGCCTATATCGCCGCCCGCCAGGCCGAGCACGACCGCTATTCGGCCGCCAACCGCAGCGCCATCGTCGCCCGTGCCCGCGAGCTCGGCCTGGCCCTCGCCAGTCACGACGACGCCACCATCGCCCATGTCGAGGAGGCGGCCGAGGACGGCGTCGCCATCGCCGAGTTTCCCACCACGCTCGAGGCGGCGTCGGCGGCCCATGATGCCGGGCTCGCCATCCTCATGGGCGCGCCCAATGTCGTGCGCGGCCGCTCCCATTCGGGCAATATTTCGGCCAGCGACCTCGTCGAGGCGGGCCTGCTCGATATTCTGAGTTCCGATTACGTGCCCTTTGCGCTCCTGCAGGCGGCATTCCTCCTGCCCCGGCGCATCGCCTCGGTCAGCCTGCCGCAGGCCCTGGCCACGGTCACGCGCAATCCGGCGCGGGCGGCCGGGCTCGACGACCGCGGCGAGATCGTCATCGGCAAGCGGGCCGATCTGGTGCGGGTGCAGATCAATGGCGCCCTGCCATGCGTGCGCAGTGTCTGGCGAGAGGGGCAAAGGGTCAGTTGA
- a CDS encoding chemotaxis protein CheW: MSALEKSELTGSMTALTIRLEDELFAVEASRVREILDLVPITEVPNSPSFVGGLINVRGRVVPLADLRVMFGMHRPEPDEDTRIVVMEVDIDGEPTIAGILADKVHDVTDIEAASIEEAPKVGMRWRPEYVKGIGKRNGGFIIIPDMERIFETSAGRSPAAAASEEGSAL, from the coding sequence ATGAGCGCGCTGGAAAAGAGCGAACTGACGGGGTCCATGACCGCCCTCACCATCCGTCTCGAAGACGAATTGTTTGCGGTGGAAGCCAGCCGGGTACGCGAGATTCTCGATCTTGTGCCCATTACGGAAGTGCCCAACTCCCCCTCGTTCGTGGGTGGGCTGATCAATGTGCGCGGCCGCGTCGTGCCCCTGGCCGACCTTCGCGTGATGTTCGGCATGCATCGGCCGGAGCCGGATGAAGACACGCGCATCGTCGTCATGGAAGTCGACATCGACGGCGAACCGACCATAGCCGGCATCCTTGCCGACAAGGTCCACGACGTCACCGATATCGAGGCAGCGTCCATCGAGGAGGCGCCCAAGGTCGGCATGCGCTGGCGGCCCGAATACGTCAAGGGCATCGGCAAGCGGAATGGCGGCTTCATCATCATTCCCGACATGGAACGAATTTTCGAAACATCGGCGGGCAGGAGCCCAGCCGCAGCAGCATCAGAAGAAGGGTCTGCATTGTGA
- a CDS encoding DUF1045 domain-containing protein, translated as MTERFAIYYAPSATSPLWDRASAWLGRDSSNGQFFDGPVGGIERNRLLNLTQSANRYGFHATLKPPMALAPDQSPETLRQALADFAASLRPVPLGPLKIASLDGFLALTADGENHDLQDLAAHVVEQFEPFRAPLSVRDRAARASRGLTPRQEELLDGYGYPYVFDEFRFHMTLTDRLPEADHEEIATAARNWFGALLGQDVVLDRLVLFHEPKPGASFRRLDDFKLGSAP; from the coding sequence ATGACTGAACGATTCGCCATCTACTACGCCCCCTCCGCCACCAGCCCCTTGTGGGACAGGGCTTCGGCCTGGCTGGGACGCGATTCCAGCAACGGCCAGTTTTTCGACGGGCCCGTGGGCGGCATAGAGCGCAATCGCCTGCTCAATCTCACCCAGTCCGCCAATCGCTACGGTTTCCACGCCACCCTCAAGCCGCCCATGGCGCTGGCGCCGGACCAATCCCCCGAGACGCTCCGCCAGGCCCTTGCCGATTTCGCCGCGAGCTTGCGTCCGGTCCCCCTCGGCCCGCTCAAGATCGCCTCGCTCGATGGCTTCCTCGCCCTCACCGCCGATGGCGAAAACCACGATCTCCAGGATCTGGCCGCCCATGTGGTCGAGCAGTTCGAGCCCTTCCGCGCGCCGCTTTCCGTGCGTGATCGCGCTGCAAGGGCCTCCCGCGGCCTCACCCCGCGCCAGGAGGAATTGCTCGACGGCTATGGCTATCCCTATGTCTTCGACGAATTCCGTTTCCACATGACCCTCACCGATCGCCTCCCCGAGGCCGATCACGAGGAAATCGCCACGGCTGCGCGCAATTGGTTCGGCGCGCTCCTGGGCCAGGATGTCGTGCTCGACCGGCTGGTTCTGTTCCACGAGCCCAAGCCCGGCGCCTCGTTCCGGCGCCTCGACGATTTCAAGCTCGGGTCCGCGCCATGA
- a CDS encoding methyl-accepting chemotaxis protein has translation MRLTIKTKLAATFSAVVLLSGVSMFVAITNFGTMKSTLDDIIDLDFAGATAANELQERVTRIGRDQRSLVLADDVPEMQSLLAALDAEMAGFEAGVQTLLDLAETDAEDAQINAMMPAWQAYKAADADLRTFALMNSGTIARELAQSELAAAYSDVDASMDVLEASLAGNVASGATAEFSRYQALSALDTAVAEYEMDLLQVLATSDDSATQVQYGDLLAERRAELQSNVNALGRQLSGQDRAQFDSLADDIVKWLEVSGQVATVSLENGDTMARDLLNGRIKETRDQLIAGLDEVIASNIASVAASDAAADTLYEQSLALLIGLLVISVLIAAIAATWIVVTISRALSSAVHLANEVAAGDLNATVQVKGDDEVGDLIKALNSMTSKLREVVAEVTAATRNVAAGSQEMSATAEQLSQGATEQASSTEEASASMEEMAATIKQSADNATQTEKIARQSAADAIASGDAVNNAVVAMQTIAEKIMVVQEIARQTDLLALNAAVEAARAGEHGRGFAVVASEVRKLAERSQAAAAEISTLSGTTVKAAQSAGDMLSKLVPDIQRTAELVEEISAGSREQNAGAAQINTAIQQLDKVTQQNTSAAEEMSSTAEELASQAEQLQSAISYFRLNAKNVAALAPPRAPARSAKRDLRAAVLASAPHMKGQPAPRSQGGFDLDLDSGADDLDGEFSRRGAA, from the coding sequence GTGAGATTGACTATTAAGACGAAACTGGCGGCGACCTTCAGTGCGGTCGTCCTGCTTTCGGGCGTCAGCATGTTCGTTGCCATCACCAATTTCGGCACGATGAAGTCGACACTCGACGATATCATCGATCTCGATTTTGCCGGTGCGACGGCCGCCAATGAGCTGCAGGAACGCGTCACCCGTATCGGCCGTGACCAGCGCTCGCTCGTACTTGCAGACGACGTGCCGGAAATGCAATCGCTCCTGGCAGCGCTCGATGCGGAAATGGCCGGGTTCGAGGCCGGCGTTCAGACGCTTCTCGACCTGGCAGAGACTGACGCCGAAGATGCGCAGATCAATGCCATGATGCCGGCCTGGCAGGCCTATAAGGCCGCCGATGCCGATCTGCGCACCTTCGCCCTAATGAACTCCGGCACAATCGCGCGCGAACTGGCCCAGTCCGAACTTGCAGCAGCCTATTCCGACGTCGATGCGTCAATGGATGTGCTGGAAGCCAGCCTTGCGGGCAATGTCGCCTCGGGTGCCACGGCAGAGTTCTCGCGCTACCAGGCGTTGAGCGCCCTCGATACCGCGGTTGCCGAATACGAGATGGACCTTCTCCAGGTCCTCGCCACTTCCGATGACAGTGCCACGCAGGTCCAGTATGGCGACCTCTTGGCCGAGCGTCGGGCCGAATTGCAGTCCAATGTCAACGCCTTGGGCCGCCAGCTGTCTGGTCAGGATCGCGCCCAATTCGATAGCCTTGCCGATGATATCGTCAAATGGCTCGAGGTTTCAGGTCAGGTCGCCACCGTGTCGCTCGAAAATGGCGATACGATGGCGCGCGACCTGCTGAACGGTCGGATCAAGGAGACCCGAGACCAGCTTATCGCTGGCCTCGATGAGGTCATCGCTTCCAACATTGCTTCCGTGGCGGCATCGGATGCGGCAGCAGACACGCTTTATGAACAGTCGCTGGCGCTGCTCATCGGCCTGCTTGTGATCTCGGTGCTGATCGCCGCTATCGCGGCGACATGGATTGTCGTTACCATCTCCCGCGCCTTGTCGAGTGCAGTTCACCTCGCCAACGAAGTTGCTGCCGGCGATCTCAATGCCACGGTCCAGGTCAAGGGTGACGACGAGGTCGGTGACCTCATCAAGGCCCTCAATTCGATGACCTCCAAGCTGCGCGAAGTGGTTGCGGAAGTGACTGCGGCTACCAGGAACGTGGCCGCCGGAAGCCAGGAAATGTCTGCCACGGCTGAACAGCTGAGCCAGGGTGCGACAGAGCAGGCCTCCTCGACCGAAGAGGCTTCGGCCTCGATGGAAGAAATGGCCGCGACCATCAAGCAGTCCGCCGACAACGCTACCCAGACTGAAAAGATTGCCCGTCAATCCGCTGCCGATGCGATCGCCTCCGGCGATGCCGTGAACAACGCCGTCGTCGCCATGCAGACCATCGCCGAAAAGATCATGGTGGTGCAGGAAATCGCCCGCCAGACCGATCTCCTCGCACTCAACGCGGCCGTCGAAGCGGCACGTGCCGGTGAACATGGTCGCGGCTTTGCCGTGGTGGCTTCCGAAGTGCGCAAGCTAGCCGAGCGCAGCCAGGCTGCCGCCGCCGAGATCTCGACGCTCTCCGGCACCACGGTCAAGGCCGCACAATCGGCAGGGGACATGCTGTCCAAGCTGGTCCCGGACATTCAGCGGACGGCCGAACTGGTCGAAGAAATTTCCGCAGGCAGTCGCGAGCAGAATGCCGGAGCCGCCCAGATCAACACTGCCATCCAGCAGCTCGACAAGGTCACCCAGCAGAATACGTCAGCAGCCGAAGAAATGTCGTCCACGGCCGAGGAACTGGCCAGCCAGGCCGAACAATTGCAGTCCGCGATCAGCTATTTCCGGCTGAACGCCAAGAATGTCGCCGCTTTGGCCCCGCCTCGGGCTCCAGCCCGCAGCGCCAAGCGCGATCTGCGCGCCGCCGTCCTGGCCAGTGCACCGCACATGAAGGGACAGCCGGCCCCCCGGAGCCAGGGTGGGTTCGACCTCGACCTCGACAGCGGGGCAGATGATCTCGACGGCGAATTTTCGCGCCGCGGCGCTGCCTGA
- a CDS encoding LacI family transcriptional regulator has protein sequence MPTGRAKRGVKPTGKPTLKTIAQMTGLAVTTISRALNNAPELAQETRERVQKIAAEIGYLPDRAALRLKTGRTNVVALILEPDEQIYGFGTSLVTGITEALRDTAYHLVITPLFKNVEAIEPIQHIVRNRMADGVIFSKAEPFDERIRFLLDNNFPFISHGRSQWPEAHPFVDFDNEAYAYGATLRLASKGCRKVSIVLPDSALTYTDHLKAGVERGAREAGIGFEFAADVNLGSATDAIRNYVIKRAKRPERPDGYVCASELSALAIIGGLNEAGLTVGKTTHVVTKQASSMFMQFQPGAETVFEDFAEAGRNLGQLLLRRISGEAEDLQWIAAPRFDWPAGS, from the coding sequence GTGCCTACTGGACGGGCAAAGCGGGGCGTCAAGCCCACAGGCAAGCCCACCCTCAAAACCATTGCGCAAATGACGGGACTGGCCGTCACCACCATTTCGCGGGCGCTCAACAATGCCCCTGAACTGGCCCAGGAAACGCGCGAGCGGGTGCAAAAGATTGCCGCCGAGATCGGCTATCTGCCCGATCGCGCCGCGCTGCGTCTTAAGACCGGCCGCACCAATGTTGTGGCGCTGATCCTCGAGCCGGACGAGCAGATCTACGGCTTCGGCACCTCGCTCGTCACCGGTATCACCGAGGCGCTGCGCGACACCGCCTACCATCTGGTCATCACCCCGCTCTTCAAGAATGTCGAGGCCATCGAGCCGATCCAGCACATCGTGCGCAACCGCATGGCCGATGGCGTGATCTTTTCCAAGGCGGAGCCGTTCGACGAACGCATCCGCTTCCTGCTCGACAACAATTTCCCCTTCATCAGCCATGGCCGCAGCCAGTGGCCGGAGGCCCATCCCTTCGTCGATTTCGACAATGAAGCCTATGCCTATGGCGCCACGCTGCGCCTCGCCAGCAAGGGCTGCAGGAAGGTCTCCATCGTCCTGCCCGACAGTGCGTTGACCTATACCGATCACCTCAAAGCCGGGGTCGAGCGCGGCGCGCGCGAGGCGGGGATCGGGTTCGAGTTCGCCGCCGACGTCAATCTGGGCAGCGCCACCGACGCCATCCGCAATTATGTCATCAAGCGCGCCAAGCGCCCGGAACGGCCCGATGGCTATGTCTGCGCCTCCGAGCTGTCGGCGCTGGCCATTATCGGGGGGCTGAACGAGGCGGGGTTGACCGTTGGAAAGACGACCCATGTCGTCACCAAGCAGGCTTCGTCCATGTTCATGCAGTTCCAGCCCGGTGCCGAGACGGTGTTCGAGGATTTCGCAGAAGCCGGCCGGAACCTCGGTCAATTGCTGTTGCGCCGTATTTCCGGCGAAGCCGAGGATCTCCAGTGGATCGCCGCGCCGCGCTTCGACTGGCCGGCCGGGTCCTGA
- a CDS encoding VOC family protein, translated as MARVTGIGGIFFRAGDKTALANWYETHLGISEMWQQDAGMTVFAPFRQESDYFPADKQWMINFRVDDLDAMIASLREAGIAVETRPGEWDTPETGRFARIHDPEGNQIELWEPAAAV; from the coding sequence ATGGCACGGGTGACAGGCATTGGGGGCATCTTCTTCCGGGCGGGCGACAAGACTGCGCTGGCCAATTGGTACGAGACGCATCTGGGCATCAGCGAGATGTGGCAGCAGGATGCCGGGATGACGGTATTCGCCCCCTTCCGGCAGGAGAGCGATTATTTTCCCGCCGACAAGCAGTGGATGATCAATTTCCGCGTCGATGATCTCGACGCCATGATCGCCAGTTTGCGCGAAGCCGGTATCGCCGTCGAAACGCGGCCGGGGGAATGGGACACGCCCGAGACGGGTCGATTTGCCCGCATCCATGACCCCGAAGGCAACCAGATCGAGCTCTGGGAACCGGCGGCAGCAGTTTAG
- the phnN gene encoding phosphonate metabolism protein/1,5-bisphosphokinase (PRPP-forming) PhnN → MSERSPGILVLVVGPSGVGKDTLIQGARQALDADKRFSFVRRLVTRPTDIEVEDHLSLEPSEFAEARAAGRFALHWEAHGLQYALPIGVDTDLALGRVVVANVSRHVVPAALAKYPSSRVVMISAEISLRAERLASRGREGRDQIAARLAREGATLPSGISPVIIDNSNSIGIGVHAFVMALRGISGD, encoded by the coding sequence TTGAGCGAGCGGTCCCCCGGAATACTGGTCCTTGTCGTCGGCCCTTCCGGCGTGGGCAAGGATACGCTGATCCAGGGCGCCCGCCAGGCGCTCGATGCCGACAAGCGCTTCAGCTTCGTCCGGCGCCTCGTCACCCGCCCCACCGATATCGAGGTGGAGGATCATCTCAGCCTCGAGCCGTCCGAATTTGCCGAAGCCCGGGCGGCCGGTCGCTTCGCTCTCCATTGGGAGGCGCATGGCCTGCAATATGCCCTGCCCATCGGTGTCGATACCGATCTGGCGCTGGGCCGGGTGGTCGTCGCCAATGTGTCGCGCCATGTGGTGCCCGCTGCGCTGGCAAAATACCCCTCCAGCCGGGTCGTCATGATCTCGGCCGAGATTTCCCTGCGCGCCGAGCGCCTGGCCAGTCGGGGTCGGGAAGGGCGCGATCAGATCGCCGCAAGGCTGGCGCGCGAAGGGGCCACCCTGCCATCCGGCATTTCCCCCGTCATCATCGACAACTCCAATTCGATCGGCATCGGGGTCCACGCCTTCGTCATGGCCCTGCGGGGCATTTCCGGCGACTGA
- a CDS encoding STAS domain-containing protein, with translation MTGASPFTLVIAGDATVKSAQAVATALRQAIDTHPLVQVDTQTVTAADVTTVQTLLAGLAKATAEGRALSMLSPLGEPLRQVLQGGGFVGEGPSAGFWDTQTLQTSGT, from the coding sequence ATGACCGGCGCCAGTCCCTTCACGCTCGTCATTGCCGGCGACGCCACCGTCAAATCAGCCCAGGCCGTCGCCACGGCCCTCCGACAGGCGATAGACACCCATCCCCTTGTGCAGGTGGACACCCAGACCGTTACGGCTGCCGATGTCACCACGGTACAGACCTTGCTCGCCGGCCTTGCCAAGGCCACGGCGGAAGGCAGGGCGCTGAGCATGCTCTCCCCACTCGGAGAGCCCTTGCGCCAGGTACTGCAGGGCGGTGGCTTTGTGGGAGAGGGCCCTTCGGCGGGGTTCTGGGACACTCAAACTCTTCAGACAAGCGGAACCTGA
- a CDS encoding chemotaxis protein CheA has product MNISDPTETFRQEARELLDQLEAGLLDLDQDPGNHDLVNSTFRALHTIKGSGAMFGFTAVAEFVHEFETAFDRVRKGQSQVNAALIGVALDAKDHIHLLIETPDAPIDGGARILAELRAIVDGDAFPSAPAVKAELNQAAAQAQPSAAPARWRLRFYLPGDALLYGTNPLLLLEELAAIGPSEITPLTDRIPLLDTLEPENAYIGWQVDMTATDPAAAIDDVFLFLRDNMELTLEPLEDQAPSAPISPEIAADANSLLTNSAPALLAAAPPAPKRGKAAEKGGDDKPAATSLRVPAERLDELMDRVGELVIAQARLTQIAAQSADINLKTIAEELERLSSGLRDTTMGIRMVPIGTLFSRFRRLVHDLSGELGKPIEFITTGEETELDKTMIERLADPLVHLIRNAVDHGLEGPEKRLAAGKSAQGTVRLSAVYSGAEVAISVSDDGAGLNAARIRAKAEENGIIAPDAKLTDQELYHLIFAPGFSTAGEVTALSGRGVGMDVVKRTIDGLRGTIDLTTRPGEGSTLTLRLPLTLAIIDGMLVRVGDGRYTIPLAAVEECVELPEGIEAHAKGRNFLDIRGSLVPYLRLREVFGLRGEADEHQKVVIVSSGEGRVGLVVDQIIGNNQTVIKQLSKLHSGIKSFSGATILGDGTVALILDTAHLVGSGQSYIEHNQSVGRAA; this is encoded by the coding sequence ATGAACATCTCCGACCCGACCGAGACCTTCCGCCAGGAGGCGCGCGAGCTGCTCGACCAGCTCGAGGCGGGCCTGCTGGATCTGGATCAGGACCCCGGCAATCACGACCTGGTCAATTCCACCTTTCGGGCCCTCCATACCATCAAGGGCTCGGGGGCGATGTTCGGCTTTACGGCGGTCGCCGAATTCGTCCACGAATTCGAGACGGCCTTCGACCGTGTGCGCAAGGGGCAGAGCCAGGTCAACGCGGCGCTGATCGGCGTCGCGCTCGACGCCAAGGACCACATCCATCTGCTCATCGAAACGCCGGACGCTCCCATTGACGGTGGAGCGCGCATTCTCGCCGAGTTGCGCGCCATCGTCGACGGCGATGCGTTCCCGTCCGCGCCCGCCGTCAAGGCGGAGCTGAACCAGGCTGCCGCGCAGGCCCAGCCCAGTGCCGCACCGGCGCGCTGGCGCCTCCGCTTCTACCTGCCCGGCGACGCGCTGCTCTACGGCACCAATCCGCTCCTGCTCCTTGAGGAGCTGGCCGCGATCGGGCCGAGCGAGATCACTCCACTGACCGACCGCATTCCCCTTCTCGACACTCTCGAGCCGGAGAACGCCTATATTGGCTGGCAGGTCGATATGACGGCCACCGATCCGGCCGCCGCGATCGACGATGTCTTCCTGTTCCTGCGCGACAATATGGAGCTCACGCTCGAACCTCTGGAAGACCAGGCGCCGAGCGCACCGATTTCACCTGAGATCGCTGCAGATGCTAACAGTCTGCTAACCAATTCGGCCCCTGCGCTACTCGCCGCCGCGCCTCCTGCGCCCAAGCGCGGCAAGGCCGCCGAGAAGGGCGGAGACGACAAGCCGGCCGCCACATCCCTGCGCGTTCCCGCCGAACGTCTGGACGAATTGATGGACCGGGTGGGCGAACTTGTCATCGCCCAGGCCCGCCTCACCCAGATCGCCGCCCAGAGCGCCGACATCAATCTAAAAACCATCGCCGAAGAGCTGGAACGCCTGTCTTCCGGGCTTCGCGACACCACGATGGGCATCCGCATGGTGCCGATCGGCACCTTGTTCAGCCGCTTCCGGCGTCTCGTCCACGACCTCTCCGGAGAGCTGGGCAAGCCCATCGAATTCATCACCACCGGAGAAGAGACCGAGCTCGACAAGACCATGATCGAGCGCCTCGCGGACCCCCTGGTCCACCTCATCCGCAATGCCGTCGACCATGGCCTGGAAGGCCCGGAAAAGCGCCTTGCCGCGGGCAAATCGGCCCAGGGAACGGTCCGGCTGTCGGCGGTTTATTCGGGCGCCGAAGTGGCCATCTCGGTGTCCGATGACGGCGCCGGCCTCAACGCCGCCCGCATCCGCGCCAAGGCCGAGGAAAACGGCATTATCGCGCCGGATGCCAAGCTGACCGACCAGGAACTCTACCATCTCATCTTCGCCCCTGGCTTCTCGACCGCCGGCGAGGTCACCGCGCTATCGGGTCGCGGCGTGGGCATGGACGTGGTCAAGCGGACCATTGATGGCCTGCGTGGCACCATCGACCTGACCACCCGGCCGGGAGAGGGCTCGACCCTCACCCTGCGCCTGCCGCTGACGCTGGCCATCATCGATGGCATGCTCGTCCGAGTGGGAGATGGCCGCTACACCATCCCGCTCGCGGCGGTGGAGGAATGCGTCGAACTGCCCGAAGGCATCGAGGCCCATGCCAAGGGCCGCAACTTCCTCGATATCCGGGGCAGCCTCGTGCCGTATCTGCGCCTGCGCGAAGTCTTCGGCCTCAGGGGTGAGGCCGACGAGCACCAGAAGGTGGTTATCGTCTCCTCCGGCGAAGGCCGCGTTGGGCTCGTCGTCGATCAGATCATCGGCAACAACCAGACCGTCATCAAGCAGCTCTCCAAGCTCCATTCGGGCATCAAGTCCTTCTCCGGGGCCACAATTCTGGGGGATGGAACGGTCGCTCTCATCCTCGATACCGCCCACCTCGTTGGCTCGGGGCAAAGCTATATCGAGCACAACCAATCCGTGGGGAGGGCCGCATGA
- a CDS encoding response regulator, whose product MTKTILTIDDSASIRQMVAMTLTAAGLDVIEAVNGQDGYDKATTNTVHAVITDLNMPVLNGIEFIRKYRQHPSSKGIPIILLTTESDEDLKRQAKEAGATGWIVKPFKQDQLLAVIKKVTGA is encoded by the coding sequence ATGACCAAGACCATTCTGACTATCGACGATTCAGCATCCATCCGGCAGATGGTGGCCATGACGCTGACGGCTGCGGGCCTTGACGTAATCGAGGCCGTCAACGGCCAGGACGGCTACGACAAGGCAACGACCAATACCGTTCATGCGGTCATCACCGACCTCAACATGCCCGTCCTCAACGGCATCGAGTTCATCCGCAAATATCGCCAGCATCCCTCCAGCAAGGGCATCCCGATCATCCTTCTGACCACCGAGTCCGATGAGGACCTCAAGCGTCAGGCCAAGGAAGCGGGCGCCACCGGCTGGATCGTCAAGCCGTTCAAGCAGGACCAGCTTCTGGCCGTCATCAAGAAGGTCACCGGAGCATGA
- a CDS encoding glycerate kinase, which yields MDREFLENLFRTAVERAQPALAVSRFLPKKPMGRTIVIGAGKASAQMARAFEEAWDGPLSGLVVTRYGYAEKCQHIEIVEAAHPVPDAAGFAAARRIVELVGGLSADDLVVALISGGGSSLLPAPAEGMSLEDEQAVNRALLASGAPIGVMNLIRNQFSTIKGGRLALAATPARVATLAVSDVPGDDPALVASGPTLPIAGDRAEARRMAGLYRLELPEAARRVLEGESNPPPLVNDPAFARNSVATIASAALSLAAAAEMGRAQGLETAILSDSIEGEARDVAQVHAAMAREIVLRDQPFRKPALLLSGGETTVTLRGKGRGGRNGEFALALAIALDGVAGVSALAADTDGIDGSEDNAGAFVDGSSARRMREAGIDPQRQLANNDGYGAFEAIGDLFFTGPTGTNVNDFRAILIR from the coding sequence ATGGACAGAGAATTTCTGGAAAACCTGTTTCGGACCGCGGTCGAGCGGGCGCAGCCGGCCCTGGCGGTCAGCCGGTTCCTGCCGAAAAAGCCCATGGGGCGGACCATCGTCATCGGCGCCGGCAAGGCTTCGGCGCAGATGGCACGGGCCTTCGAAGAGGCCTGGGACGGGCCGCTGAGCGGGCTGGTGGTGACGCGCTATGGCTATGCCGAAAAATGCCAACACATCGAAATCGTCGAGGCCGCGCACCCGGTGCCGGACGCAGCCGGGTTTGCGGCGGCGCGGCGGATCGTGGAGCTGGTGGGGGGATTGAGCGCCGATGATCTCGTCGTGGCGCTGATTTCGGGCGGCGGCTCGTCGCTGCTGCCGGCGCCGGCGGAGGGTATGAGCCTTGAGGACGAGCAGGCGGTCAACCGGGCGCTGCTCGCCTCCGGCGCGCCGATCGGGGTGATGAACCTGATCCGCAACCAGTTTTCAACCATCAAGGGCGGGCGGCTGGCGCTGGCGGCGACACCGGCGCGGGTGGCAACGCTGGCGGTGTCGGACGTGCCGGGGGATGACCCGGCGCTGGTGGCGTCGGGGCCGACCCTGCCCATCGCCGGAGACCGGGCGGAAGCGCGGCGGATGGCCGGGCTCTATCGGCTGGAGCTGCCCGAGGCGGCGCGGCGGGTTCTTGAGGGCGAGAGCAATCCGCCCCCGCTGGTGAACGATCCGGCGTTTGCACGGAACAGTGTCGCCACCATTGCCTCGGCGGCGCTGTCGCTGGCGGCGGCGGCCGAAATGGGGCGGGCGCAGGGGCTGGAGACGGCCATTTTGTCGGACTCCATCGAGGGCGAGGCGCGGGACGTGGCGCAGGTGCACGCCGCCATGGCGCGGGAAATCGTCTTGCGCGATCAACCGTTCAGGAAGCCGGCGCTGCTGCTTTCGGGTGGGGAAACGACTGTGACCTTGCGGGGCAAGGGTCGCGGTGGGCGGAACGGAGAGTTTGCGCTGGCGCTGGCCATTGCGCTCGATGGCGTCGCGGGCGTTTCGGCGCTTGCCGCCGACACGGACGGCATTGATGGTTCGGAAGACAATGCCGGAGCCTTTGTCGACGGCAGCTCGGCGCGGCGGATGCGCGAAGCCGGGATCGACCCCCAACGGCAGCTGGCCAATAATGATGGCTATGGCGCTTTTGAAGCCATTGGCGACCTTTTCTTCACCGGCCCGACCGGGACCAATGTGAATGATTTCAGGGCGATCCTCATAAGGTAG